The following are encoded in a window of Amaranthus tricolor cultivar Red isolate AtriRed21 chromosome 2, ASM2621246v1, whole genome shotgun sequence genomic DNA:
- the LOC130804862 gene encoding beta-amylase-like, giving the protein MASSEYQQVSYNKKMLLNYVPVYVMLPLGVVSPKNSFKDEEGTRSQLEKLKVAGVDGIMVDVWWGTIEAKGPKQYDWTAYRRLFKVVEEYDLKIQAIMSFHQCGGNVGDVVNIPIPQWVLEIGKTNPDIFYTNRSGTRNPEYLSIGVDNEPLFHGRTAIQMYSDFMKSFRENMADLLEAGVIVDIEVGMGPAGELRYPSYPQNQGWEFPGIGEFQCYDKYLEADFKKAAKEAGHPEWELPSNAGTYNDTPEETGFFKRNGTYKTEEGMFFLTWYSTKLIIHGDQILEEANKAFRGCSLKLAIKVSGIHWWYNYHCHAAEMTAGYYNYFSRDGYRPIAKMLTRHNAILNFTCLEMRDSEQPAQAYSGPQALVRQVLSDGWKEGIKVAGENALPRYDSNAYNQILLNARPQGVNKKGAPELKMFGFTYLRISDDLLEKKNFKLFKTFVKRMHANQAYCAYPELYGNSIAPLGPPKAKIPIDDLIDAANGPSQPYQWDKKTDMSVDGSLSAVLSKLKRFMNCIFN; this is encoded by the exons ATGGCAAGCTCCGAGTATCAGCAG GTGAGTTACAACAAAAAGATGCTCTTAAACTACGTTCCTGTATATGTGATGCTGCCG TTGGGAGTTGTTTCTCCTAAGAACTCATTCAAAGACGAGGAAGGCACAAGGAGTCAACTAGAAAAGCTTAAAGTAGCTGGTGTGGATGGAATAATGGTGGATGTTTGGTGGGGAACAATAGAAGCCAAAGGACCAAAGCAGTATGATTGGACAGCCTATCGACGCTTGTTCAAGGTTGTTGAAGAATATGATCTTAAAATCCAAGCCATTATGTCATTCCACCAATGTGGAGGTAATGTCGGAGATGTTGTAAACATCCCAATCCCTCAATGGGTTTTGGAGATTGGTAAAACCAACCCTGATATATTTTACACCAATCGGAGTGGTACTCGTAACCCAGAGTACCTCTCCATTGGTGTTGATAACGAACCTCTCTTCCATGGTCGAACTGCTATTCAG ATGTACAGTGATTTCATGAAGAGTTTCAGAGAAAATATGGCGGATTTATTAGAAGCAGGAGTAATTGTGGACATTGAAGTAGGTATGGGTCCTGCGGGAGAACTACGATACCCTTCTTATCCACAAAATCAGGGATGGGAGTTTCCTGGCATTGGAGAATTTCAG TGCTATGACAAATATTTGGAAGCAGATTTCAAGAAAGCCGCTAAAGAAGCGGGGCACCCTGAATGGGAGCTGCCTTCTAATGCTGGTACATACAATGACACACCTGAAGAAACGGGATTCTTCAAAAGAAATGGAACTTACAAAACTGAAGAAGGGATGTTTTTCTTAACTTGGTACTCCACTAAGTTAATAATCCATGGTGATCAGATCCTAGAAGAAGCCAACAAAGCCTTTCGAGGTTGTTCACTTAAGTTAGCAATTAAGGTTTCAGGAATTCATTGGTGGTATAATTATCACTGTCATGCTGCTGAAATGACTGCTGGATACTATAACTATTTCAGTAGAGATGGTTATCGTCCTATTGCTAAAATGCTAACTAGGCATAATGCTATTTTGAACTTCACATGTCTTGAGATGAGAGATTCTGAACAACCTGCTCAAGCTTATAGCGGTCCACAGGCTCTTGTTCGACAG GTTTTAAGTGATGGTTGGAAAGAGGGTATCAAAGTTGCAGGTGAAAATGCACTCCCAAGATATGACAGCAATGCATACAATCAAATCCTGTTGAATGCTCGTCCTCAAGGGGTCAATAAAAAAGGAGCACCCGAATTAAAGATGTTCGGATTTACTTATCTTCGGATTTCTGATGATTTGCTGGAGAAAAAGAACTTCAAACTGTTCAAGACTTTTGTCAAGAGAATGCACGCTAACCAA GCATATTGTGCATACCCGGAATTGTATGGAAATTCCATAGCTCCATTAGGACCACCAAAGGCAAAGATTCCCATTGATGATCTTATTGATGCAGCCAATGGGCCATCACAGCCATATCAATGGGATAAGAAGACAGACATGAGTGTTGATGGCTCACTTTCTGCTGTTTTAAGCAAGCTAAAAAGGTTTATGAATTGCATATTCAATTAA